In Achromobacter spanius, the following proteins share a genomic window:
- a CDS encoding SDR family oxidoreductase, whose protein sequence is MERQDRRDYRRRRLLGRGYCRAMAELGATVIIADRSQEDCDKLATTLAAETGSRVVGMAVDLSSEASIKDWAKRILDTFGHVDVLMNNAAAKAEGFFAPLESYSLETWNAVMAVNVNALFLTVRELGPSMAARGSGSIINVSSIYGLVGPDQRIYEGSWYADLGGAINTPMIYSATKGAIVSMTKYLATYWGPKGVRVNCITPGGVSSGQNEEFDTRYSARVPMGRMAQANEMIGAVMYLAADASSYVNGQNLVVDGGWTAW, encoded by the coding sequence ATTGAACGACAAGATCGCCGTGATTACCGGCGGCGTCGGCTTCTCGGCCGTGGCTATTGCCGCGCCATGGCCGAACTGGGTGCTACGGTCATCATCGCCGACCGCAGCCAGGAAGACTGCGACAAGCTGGCAACGACGCTTGCCGCCGAAACTGGCTCGCGGGTCGTCGGCATGGCCGTGGACCTGAGCTCAGAAGCCTCGATCAAGGATTGGGCCAAGCGTATCCTGGATACTTTTGGCCATGTCGACGTGCTGATGAATAATGCGGCGGCCAAGGCCGAAGGCTTCTTCGCACCTCTGGAGTCCTATTCGCTGGAGACCTGGAACGCGGTAATGGCGGTGAACGTCAATGCACTGTTCCTGACAGTTCGCGAACTGGGACCGTCGATGGCCGCACGGGGTTCGGGCAGCATTATCAATGTCTCTTCCATCTATGGGCTCGTCGGCCCCGACCAGCGCATCTACGAAGGTTCTTGGTATGCCGACCTGGGCGGCGCCATCAATACCCCGATGATCTACTCGGCCACCAAGGGCGCCATCGTCTCGATGACGAAATACCTGGCGACATACTGGGGACCAAAGGGCGTACGTGTGAACTGCATCACTCCCGGCGGCGTGTCGTCGGGCCAGAACGAGGAATTCGACACGCGCTATTCCGCCCGTGTCCCGATGGGCCGTATGGCACAGGCTAACGAAATGATCGGTGCCGTCATGTACCTGGCCGCCGACGCCTCCAGTTACGTCAACGGACAGAACCTAGTCGTCGACGGTGGCTGGACGGCCTGGTAG
- a CDS encoding acetyltransferase encodes MRELPIIIVGAGGHGRVVADALQAAGRPVLGFTDNDPAAWGTTRCGAPVLGNDDVLKRHEPQSVLLANGLGTTRVSTLRRDVFLKFKAQGYRFATIVHPSATVSEHASIGEGCQVMARAVVQVGATVAANTIINTGTIVEHDCTIGVHSHLATGATLSGGVTVGENCHIGAGATIIQGVSLGDHCLVAAGAVVVRDAATRSRLAGVPARPMEKT; translated from the coding sequence ATGCGTGAGTTGCCCATCATCATTGTTGGCGCAGGTGGACACGGCCGCGTGGTCGCGGACGCGCTGCAGGCTGCGGGACGACCGGTGCTCGGCTTCACCGATAACGATCCTGCCGCCTGGGGCACGACGCGCTGCGGAGCTCCGGTTCTAGGCAATGATGACGTGCTGAAAAGGCATGAACCGCAATCCGTGCTGCTGGCAAACGGCCTGGGCACGACCCGCGTCTCGACGCTGCGGCGCGACGTATTCCTGAAATTCAAGGCGCAAGGCTATCGCTTCGCCACTATCGTGCACCCCAGCGCCACCGTCTCCGAACACGCCTCGATCGGTGAAGGCTGCCAGGTCATGGCACGCGCGGTGGTCCAGGTGGGCGCGACCGTCGCCGCCAATACGATTATCAATACGGGCACGATTGTCGAGCATGACTGCACGATCGGCGTACATAGCCACCTGGCGACCGGCGCGACTCTCTCGGGCGGCGTTACAGTCGGCGAAAACTGCCATATCGGCGCTGGTGCCACCATCATTCAAGGTGTGTCCCTGGGCGATCATTGCCTGGTCGCCGCGGGCGCCGTGGTTGTGCGCGATGCCGCTACGCGGTCCCGGCTAGCTGGCGTGCCCGCAAGACCAATGGAAAAGACATGA
- a CDS encoding cytidylyltransferase domain-containing protein, with product MKIGCLLSVREKATRLPKKVLLDVAGKPLTARLLERLAMAKGIDAVILSTSTHKDDAVLADLAKKEGFAAFRGSEEDKLDRYYQTAKQYGLDAVVVVDGDDPFCFPEAITMVAEALRQGDADCVYLSGLPLGAASTGLTTTALARVLELKDELDTEVWGGYFIGSGKFRAKEIAVKDAALNHPGIRLTLDYEEDYALVCEVVKAFDNRTDFSSFELMDLLVNRRPDLATLNASAQVKYENHLQKAAPVKFK from the coding sequence GTGAAGATCGGCTGCCTACTTTCCGTACGGGAAAAGGCTACCCGCCTGCCCAAGAAGGTCTTGCTGGACGTGGCTGGCAAGCCGCTGACGGCGCGCCTGCTGGAGCGGTTGGCGATGGCCAAGGGAATTGACGCCGTCATCCTGTCAACGTCGACACACAAAGACGATGCCGTGCTGGCGGACTTGGCCAAGAAGGAAGGCTTTGCGGCCTTCCGTGGCAGCGAAGAAGACAAGCTCGACCGCTACTACCAGACCGCCAAGCAATACGGTCTGGACGCGGTGGTGGTGGTGGATGGTGACGATCCTTTCTGCTTCCCCGAGGCCATCACGATGGTCGCCGAAGCGCTGCGTCAGGGCGACGCAGACTGCGTCTACCTGTCCGGCCTGCCGCTAGGCGCCGCTTCGACTGGCCTGACCACCACCGCGCTGGCACGCGTGCTGGAACTCAAAGATGAACTGGACACGGAAGTCTGGGGCGGCTATTTCATCGGCTCGGGCAAGTTCCGCGCCAAGGAAATAGCCGTCAAGGACGCCGCGCTGAATCATCCCGGCATCCGACTGACGCTCGACTACGAGGAAGACTATGCGCTGGTGTGCGAAGTCGTCAAAGCCTTCGACAACCGCACGGACTTCTCCAGCTTCGAGTTGATGGACCTACTGGTCAACCGCAGGCCCGACCTCGCCACTCTCAACGCCAGTGCCCAAGTGAAGTACGAGAACCACCTGCAAAAGGCAGCTCCCGTAAAGTTCAAGTAA
- a CDS encoding N-acetylneuraminate synthase family protein yields the protein MANQHTLIVAEMAWAHDGSIDKAIGIMKAAKDAGADAIGIHITDLPTYMVPHYGSGEGRVSAGKEHMQVYKYLQDINPSNDDWVRFAKEARAAGIALCVMANDQASLAFCEAQLQPEYYVLTAAAFVEEEFIHALAKTGRPTLFRAGGATIGEVENALNIFKANGGGEVTVLHGFQNYPTKLEDTNVQQMQTMGKLFGVKVGLADHIDGADPIAKAIPMLALALGASCLEKHITWDRAEKGEDFEAALNPSDFKEFVAYVRAGEIALGQENWTALSPAAERYRSVSRKRMVAARPIASGTVLTRADITFKRGDVGMSPAQLNAVIGRTTKSSLVENDGIALEDLV from the coding sequence ATGGCAAACCAACACACTCTCATCGTTGCGGAAATGGCCTGGGCTCACGACGGCTCGATCGATAAGGCCATCGGCATCATGAAGGCCGCCAAGGACGCGGGCGCGGACGCTATCGGCATCCACATCACCGACCTGCCCACGTACATGGTTCCGCACTATGGCAGCGGCGAGGGCCGTGTGTCGGCTGGCAAGGAACACATGCAGGTCTACAAGTACCTGCAGGACATCAATCCGTCGAACGACGATTGGGTCCGCTTCGCCAAGGAAGCGCGCGCCGCGGGCATCGCGCTGTGCGTCATGGCGAATGACCAGGCCAGCCTGGCATTCTGTGAAGCTCAACTGCAGCCCGAGTATTACGTGCTGACGGCCGCCGCCTTTGTGGAAGAGGAGTTCATCCACGCGCTGGCCAAGACCGGTCGCCCTACGCTGTTCCGCGCCGGTGGCGCCACCATTGGCGAAGTCGAAAACGCGCTCAACATCTTCAAGGCCAATGGCGGCGGCGAAGTGACAGTGCTGCACGGCTTCCAGAACTATCCGACCAAGCTCGAGGACACCAACGTCCAGCAAATGCAGACGATGGGCAAGCTGTTCGGCGTGAAGGTCGGTCTGGCCGACCACATCGACGGCGCAGACCCCATCGCCAAGGCCATCCCCATGCTGGCGTTGGCGCTGGGCGCAAGCTGCCTGGAAAAGCACATCACCTGGGATCGTGCGGAAAAGGGCGAGGATTTCGAGGCTGCCCTGAACCCGAGTGATTTCAAGGAATTCGTCGCCTACGTGCGCGCCGGTGAAATCGCCCTGGGCCAGGAAAACTGGACGGCCCTGTCGCCTGCCGCCGAGCGCTACCGCTCGGTATCGCGCAAGCGCATGGTAGCAGCGCGTCCGATCGCCTCGGGCACGGTGCTGACCCGCGCCGACATCACCTTCAAGCGCGGCGACGTCGGCATGAGCCCGGCCCAATTAAATGCCGTCATCGGCCGCACTACCAAGTCTAGCCTGGTCGAGAATGACGGCATCGCGCTGGAGGATTTGGTGTGA
- a CDS encoding Gfo/Idh/MocA family protein codes for MKLLVVGLGSMGKRRVRNLLANGISPSDIVGVDKREDRAEEARTKYGITAHTTLRDEDVDAANAFVISTPPDHHLPYAQKAAAQGKHMFIEASVLAEGLEELAQEVDSKKLVAFPSCTMRFFAGPRRVRELVQSDAIGKVLAWQYQSGQYLPDWHPWEPITDFYVSNPETGGCREIVPFEMVWLEPLFGAVTDIDGRHAKRSDMPAAIDDIYMLQTRHESGALGQLIVDVLSRSAVRHLRITGSEGTLEWDDSAKRIRVYSAATGQWTEESVGLGTVESKYINPEEPYIEEIRTYLSCIQSKTAPTYTLRDDIKILDLLYRAEESAKTGRRVAA; via the coding sequence ATGAAGCTTCTAGTTGTAGGTCTTGGATCCATGGGCAAGCGCCGGGTGCGCAACTTGCTCGCCAATGGCATTTCGCCCAGCGACATCGTTGGCGTAGACAAGCGCGAGGATCGCGCTGAAGAGGCGCGCACCAAATACGGCATCACGGCCCACACGACGCTGCGGGATGAAGACGTCGACGCCGCCAATGCCTTCGTGATCTCGACGCCGCCTGACCACCATCTGCCCTATGCGCAGAAGGCTGCCGCGCAGGGCAAGCACATGTTCATCGAAGCCAGCGTGCTGGCCGAGGGCCTGGAAGAGCTGGCGCAGGAAGTCGACAGCAAGAAGCTGGTCGCATTTCCATCGTGCACCATGCGCTTTTTCGCCGGCCCGCGTCGCGTACGTGAGTTGGTACAGTCCGACGCCATCGGCAAGGTGCTCGCCTGGCAGTACCAGAGCGGCCAGTATCTGCCTGATTGGCACCCTTGGGAGCCAATCACCGACTTCTACGTCTCGAACCCGGAAACTGGCGGTTGCCGCGAAATCGTCCCGTTCGAGATGGTCTGGCTGGAACCCCTGTTCGGCGCCGTGACCGACATCGACGGGCGCCACGCCAAGCGTTCGGACATGCCAGCCGCCATTGACGACATCTACATGCTGCAGACTCGGCATGAGTCCGGCGCGCTGGGCCAGTTGATCGTCGATGTGCTCAGCCGCTCGGCGGTACGCCACCTGCGCATCACTGGCTCAGAAGGCACGCTGGAGTGGGACGACAGCGCTAAGCGCATCCGCGTCTACAGCGCCGCCACTGGCCAATGGACGGAAGAATCGGTGGGACTGGGCACCGTGGAATCGAAGTACATCAATCCCGAAGAACCGTACATTGAGGAAATCCGTACCTATCTGTCTTGTATCCAGTCCAAGACAGCACCGACGTACACCCTCCGGGACGACATCAAGATTCTGGATTTGCTGTATCGCGCCGAGGAATCGGCAAAGACAGGCCGGCGAGTCGCCGCCTAG
- a CDS encoding ABC transporter permease, whose translation MINKQWRALSPQPAPDSFVLKVTPQGIVERKPAWKERLHQLGIDLQRIRFIVGSEARTRIFDKALGQAWLLLEPIVMAVLYFFITTVIFTYSGEQRQFLFILTSVVFWRWFSRTIDGAPLSIIGYGAVLKQTRFPVIMVVLGFMATETFFFLMSFIVLAVFLGWHGAFPTTAYIYLPLVVAAQFSLMLFLTVVFAVIGTFIKDLSGVLYAVTGIWWYLSPGIYPVSKIPEQYLWIYMLNPFAHILPAYRDILIDGIAPATGPLWLILGVSSVLCVLAIRVFNWARYYFFAFL comes from the coding sequence ATGATCAATAAGCAATGGCGCGCGCTGAGTCCCCAGCCCGCACCTGACAGTTTCGTACTCAAGGTAACGCCGCAAGGTATCGTCGAGCGCAAGCCCGCATGGAAGGAACGCCTTCACCAACTCGGCATCGATCTGCAACGGATCCGCTTCATCGTGGGTTCCGAAGCTCGCACCCGTATCTTCGACAAGGCGTTGGGCCAGGCTTGGTTGCTGCTCGAGCCCATTGTCATGGCCGTGCTTTACTTCTTCATCACCACGGTTATCTTCACGTACAGCGGAGAACAGCGTCAGTTCCTTTTTATCCTGACTTCAGTGGTGTTCTGGCGGTGGTTCTCGCGCACCATTGACGGCGCGCCGCTCAGTATCATCGGCTATGGCGCGGTGCTCAAGCAGACACGCTTCCCGGTCATCATGGTGGTGCTGGGCTTTATGGCCACCGAGACATTCTTCTTCCTGATGTCCTTCATCGTGCTGGCGGTGTTCCTCGGATGGCATGGAGCATTCCCGACTACTGCGTATATCTACCTGCCATTGGTGGTCGCGGCGCAATTCTCGCTAATGCTCTTCCTGACGGTCGTATTCGCCGTGATTGGCACCTTCATCAAGGACCTGAGCGGTGTGCTGTACGCCGTGACCGGCATCTGGTGGTACCTGTCTCCCGGTATCTATCCGGTATCCAAGATTCCCGAGCAGTATCTCTGGATCTACATGCTCAATCCGTTCGCCCACATCCTGCCCGCCTATCGCGACATCTTAATAGACGGTATTGCGCCGGCCACCGGCCCACTGTGGTTGATCCTCGGCGTGTCCTCGGTGCTCTGTGTGCTGGCAATCCGCGTTTTTAACTGGGCGCGCTACTATTTCTTCGCGTTCCTGTAA
- a CDS encoding nucleotidyltransferase family protein, translating to MKNWKTLLVQPSTPIREAMLKIDAAGAQLAIVVDDDGKLLGTLSDGDIRRGFLKGLSLPDTVDKCMNRTPHAVSAADSRDVSVALMRRLKLHQMPIVDNAQRVVGLEVLDDYLLPACRENWVVLMAGGLGTRLGELTKSTPKPMLKVGDKPLLETIVRNFLDQGFKNFYFAVNYMAEVIEDHFGDGEKFGAQIRYLRENKRLGTAGALSLIPEMPTEPLIVANGDLLADIDYSHMLDMHVDTEAVATMGVSEYEFQIPYGVVHEQGGDISHIEEKPAHKSLISAGIYVLSPAALELVPKDQFFDMPTLFEQMIDHKMRSRVYQVHGYWLDIGRLPDYQKANSDISRVFQ from the coding sequence ATGAAAAACTGGAAGACCCTGCTGGTGCAACCCAGCACCCCGATCCGCGAAGCAATGTTAAAGATCGACGCGGCTGGCGCCCAACTTGCCATTGTCGTGGACGACGACGGCAAGTTGCTGGGCACCCTTTCGGACGGCGACATCCGCCGCGGTTTTCTCAAGGGTCTGTCCCTGCCCGACACGGTCGACAAGTGCATGAACCGCACACCCCACGCTGTCAGCGCAGCTGACAGCCGGGACGTCAGCGTGGCGCTCATGCGCCGACTGAAGCTGCACCAGATGCCCATCGTCGACAACGCCCAACGTGTTGTCGGCCTGGAGGTGCTGGACGACTATCTGCTGCCTGCCTGCCGCGAGAACTGGGTGGTATTGATGGCCGGCGGCCTGGGAACGCGATTGGGCGAACTGACCAAATCCACCCCCAAGCCGATGCTGAAGGTGGGCGATAAGCCGTTACTGGAAACCATCGTCCGCAACTTTCTGGACCAGGGCTTCAAGAACTTCTATTTCGCGGTAAATTACATGGCCGAAGTCATTGAAGACCACTTCGGCGATGGCGAGAAGTTCGGTGCGCAGATTCGCTACCTGCGCGAGAACAAGCGCCTGGGTACCGCCGGCGCGCTCAGCCTGATCCCCGAGATGCCCACCGAACCGCTGATCGTGGCCAACGGTGACCTGTTGGCCGATATCGATTATTCGCACATGCTCGATATGCATGTGGACACCGAAGCGGTAGCGACCATGGGCGTCAGCGAATATGAATTCCAGATTCCCTATGGCGTAGTGCACGAGCAGGGTGGTGATATTTCGCATATCGAGGAAAAGCCGGCCCACAAGTCGCTGATCAGCGCTGGCATCTACGTCCTGTCGCCGGCCGCACTCGAATTGGTGCCGAAAGACCAGTTCTTCGACATGCCCACGCTGTTCGAACAAATGATCGACCACAAGATGCGGTCGCGCGTATATCAAGTCCATGGTTATTGGCTTGATATCGGGCGGCTGCCTGACTACCAAAAGGCGAACTCGGATATCAGCCGGGTTTTTCAGTAA
- the neuB gene encoding N-acetylneuraminate synthase — MKTFIIAEAGVNHNGSLDMAIQLIDAAASAGADAVKFQTFRAAQLASKVAPKAHYQTRTTSSAESQFDMLKKLELDEAAHLKLIAHAKTRGIEFLSTPFDSTTLDLLTGRLGLTTIKVSSGDITNAPFLLEIARASQRVILSTGMCALSEVEAALGVLAFGFVAAADAPPGPAAFDAAYASDAGQAALKARVAVLHCTTEYPAPIAEVNLRAVETLTAAFGLETGYSDHTVGIHIPIAAVARGSTIIEKHFTLNRELPGPDHKASLEPTELTAMVSAIRDIEVCLGDGIKRPTASESRNKIVARKSLVLARDVAVGEPLALACKRPGNGVSPYLYWQLSGTPANRQYAADEILDA, encoded by the coding sequence ATGAAGACATTTATCATTGCCGAAGCGGGAGTGAACCACAATGGTTCGCTCGATATGGCAATACAGCTAATCGACGCCGCCGCGTCGGCCGGCGCCGACGCAGTCAAGTTCCAGACCTTCCGCGCCGCGCAACTGGCCTCGAAGGTGGCTCCCAAGGCGCACTATCAGACACGCACCACATCCAGCGCGGAAAGCCAGTTCGACATGCTTAAGAAGCTCGAACTTGACGAAGCCGCACACCTGAAACTGATTGCCCACGCCAAGACCCGCGGCATCGAGTTCCTCTCGACGCCGTTCGACAGCACCACCCTTGATCTCCTGACCGGTCGCTTAGGCCTGACCACCATTAAGGTTTCGTCCGGCGATATCACCAACGCGCCCTTCCTTCTGGAAATCGCCCGCGCCTCGCAACGCGTCATCCTCTCGACGGGTATGTGCGCCTTGTCCGAGGTCGAAGCCGCGTTGGGCGTGCTGGCGTTCGGCTTCGTCGCGGCAGCCGATGCCCCGCCCGGACCGGCGGCTTTCGACGCGGCATACGCCTCCGACGCCGGCCAAGCCGCCCTGAAGGCACGCGTCGCGGTCCTGCATTGCACCACCGAATATCCCGCGCCCATTGCCGAAGTGAATCTGCGCGCCGTCGAAACACTCACGGCTGCATTCGGCCTGGAGACCGGCTATTCCGACCACACCGTCGGCATCCACATCCCGATCGCCGCCGTGGCGCGTGGGTCGACCATCATAGAAAAACACTTCACACTCAATCGCGAGTTACCGGGCCCCGACCACAAGGCGTCGCTAGAACCGACTGAGCTGACCGCGATGGTTTCGGCCATCCGGGATATCGAAGTCTGTCTGGGCGACGGCATCAAGCGTCCTACGGCTTCCGAATCCCGCAATAAGATCGTTGCACGCAAGAGCTTGGTACTGGCCCGGGACGTGGCAGTTGGAGAACCGCTGGCGCTGGCCTGCAAGCGCCCCGGCAACGGGGTGTCGCCGTATCTCTACTGGCAGTTGTCCGGTACTCCTGCTAACCGCCAATATGCCGCGGACGAAATCCTGGATGCGTGA
- the neuC gene encoding UDP-N-acetylglucosamine 2-epimerase — translation MTHARTVCVVTGSRAEYGLLSSTLRAIDADPALALQIIATGMHLSPEFGQTVRQIEADGFTVDARVDMLISADTEVAVTKSLGLGVIGFADAYERLVPDIVLVLGDRFEILAAAQAALLARIPLAHIHGGEISEGAFDEAIRHAITKMAQWHFVAAEPYRKRVVQLGEAPERVFNVGAPGLDYLSQQTWMSPPELAESLEFPLRSPLFLITYHPVTLSGKSPVGPMQELLGALEEFPQATLIFTYPNADTGGRALIQCIDDFVARHAERAKAFVSLGQKRYLNLMRQADLVLGNSSSGLTEAPALRRPTVNIGDRQNGRLKAASVIDVPESRGDIVAAIRQALSPDFQETLRTTESLYGSGNAAAAIVAQLKQSLPDIRKRFFDITHGN, via the coding sequence ATGACGCACGCACGCACGGTCTGCGTTGTCACCGGCTCGCGGGCCGAGTACGGTCTGCTCAGCAGCACCCTGCGGGCGATTGACGCTGATCCCGCCCTGGCATTGCAGATCATCGCCACCGGCATGCACCTGTCGCCCGAATTCGGGCAAACCGTCCGGCAAATCGAAGCGGACGGTTTCACCGTGGATGCGAGAGTCGACATGCTGATCTCGGCCGATACGGAAGTCGCGGTCACGAAATCGCTCGGCCTTGGCGTAATTGGCTTTGCCGATGCGTACGAGCGGTTGGTGCCGGACATCGTGCTCGTACTTGGAGACCGTTTCGAGATCTTGGCCGCAGCGCAGGCCGCTCTGTTGGCACGGATTCCGCTGGCCCATATACATGGCGGGGAAATCTCCGAAGGCGCCTTCGACGAGGCGATTCGGCATGCGATCACCAAAATGGCGCAATGGCATTTCGTGGCTGCCGAACCGTATCGCAAACGTGTGGTACAGCTCGGTGAAGCACCCGAACGCGTCTTCAATGTGGGGGCGCCTGGGCTGGACTATTTGTCGCAGCAGACGTGGATGTCGCCTCCAGAGCTGGCCGAATCGCTCGAGTTCCCCCTGAGGTCGCCGTTATTCCTCATTACCTACCATCCGGTGACGCTGTCCGGCAAATCCCCCGTGGGTCCCATGCAGGAACTGCTGGGGGCACTGGAGGAATTTCCCCAGGCCACGCTGATCTTCACTTATCCGAATGCTGATACCGGTGGCCGCGCCTTGATCCAGTGCATCGACGACTTCGTTGCCAGGCACGCTGAACGCGCCAAGGCATTCGTGTCCCTGGGACAAAAACGCTACTTGAACCTGATGCGGCAGGCGGATCTGGTACTTGGCAATTCCTCAAGCGGATTGACCGAAGCCCCCGCCCTGCGCAGGCCGACGGTAAACATCGGTGATCGGCAAAATGGCCGCCTTAAGGCGGCCTCCGTGATTGACGTGCCCGAAAGCCGGGGCGATATCGTCGCCGCCATCCGACAAGCGTTATCACCAGACTTCCAGGAAACCTTGCGCACCACCGAGTCGCTGTATGGCTCCGGCAATGCTGCGGCGGCGATTGTGGCTCAACTCAAACAATCGCTGCCCGACATCCGGAAGCGTTTTTTCGATATTACGCACGGAAACTGA
- a CDS encoding glutamate-1-semialdehyde 2,1-aminomutase gives MQFEKSKAYGKIANQLIPGGGHTYSKGDDQFPELSPGFITRGKGSQAWDLDGNQFLDWGMGLRSVCLGHAYEPVLDSVRKQLENGVNFTRPAPLEAELAQLLVDLVPCAEMVKFAKNGSDVTTAAVRLARAFTGRDMIIRCLDHPFFSVDDWFIGDTAMDAGIPQSSKDLTRHFPFNDAKALERLLEENNGKVACIILEAAATSAPVPGFLERVRELATQHGAVLVFDEIISGFRWNVRGAQHFYGVTPDLATFGKAMANGFSLSALVGRRDIMERGGLDHPHPRVFLLSTTNGAETHSLAASLTTIKLLRDTSIIEENWNVGKQLTAGFNRSAQQYGIGERAKMAGVEISPWYAFYDASGKVDMALRTLFLQETIRQGVLIPYIAISASHRQAEVDRTLEAMDAALKVVANAIDKGSVEGLLTGPVVKPVFRKYN, from the coding sequence ATGCAATTCGAAAAGAGCAAAGCTTATGGGAAGATCGCGAACCAGCTGATTCCCGGCGGCGGTCATACCTACAGCAAGGGCGACGACCAGTTCCCTGAACTGTCGCCCGGCTTCATCACGCGCGGCAAGGGATCTCAAGCGTGGGACCTGGATGGCAACCAGTTCCTCGACTGGGGCATGGGCCTACGCTCGGTCTGCCTGGGCCACGCTTACGAGCCGGTGCTCGACAGTGTGCGCAAGCAACTCGAGAACGGAGTCAATTTTACGCGGCCCGCGCCGCTTGAAGCCGAACTCGCCCAGCTGCTGGTGGATTTGGTTCCTTGCGCCGAGATGGTCAAGTTCGCCAAGAACGGCTCCGACGTCACCACCGCCGCAGTCCGCCTGGCGCGCGCCTTCACCGGCCGCGACATGATCATTCGCTGCCTCGACCACCCGTTCTTCAGCGTGGATGACTGGTTCATCGGCGATACCGCCATGGACGCCGGCATCCCCCAGAGTTCGAAGGATCTGACGCGCCATTTCCCGTTCAATGACGCCAAGGCTTTGGAGCGCTTGCTTGAAGAGAACAATGGCAAGGTCGCGTGCATCATTCTGGAGGCAGCAGCCACGTCCGCGCCGGTGCCGGGTTTCTTGGAGCGCGTGCGCGAGCTGGCTACCCAGCATGGCGCAGTGCTGGTGTTCGACGAAATCATCAGCGGCTTCCGCTGGAATGTGCGTGGCGCCCAGCATTTCTATGGCGTGACGCCCGACCTTGCCACCTTCGGCAAGGCCATGGCCAACGGCTTCTCGCTGTCGGCCTTGGTGGGACGGCGCGACATCATGGAACGCGGCGGCCTGGATCACCCACATCCCCGCGTATTCCTGTTGTCGACCACCAACGGTGCGGAAACGCATTCGCTGGCCGCATCATTGACCACCATCAAGCTGCTGCGTGACACGTCGATCATCGAAGAGAACTGGAATGTCGGCAAACAGCTGACTGCTGGCTTCAACCGTTCGGCCCAGCAATATGGCATTGGCGAACGCGCCAAGATGGCCGGAGTGGAAATCAGCCCCTGGTACGCGTTCTACGATGCGTCAGGTAAGGTGGACATGGCCCTGCGTACGCTGTTCCTGCAGGAGACCATCCGTCAGGGTGTGCTGATCCCTTACATCGCCATCTCGGCCTCGCATCGCCAGGCAGAAGTGGACCGCACGCTGGAAGCGATGGATGCAGCATTGAAGGTCGTCGCCAACGCCATCGACAAAGGCAGCGTCGAAGGCCTGCTGACCGGCCCCGTAGTCAAGCCGGTCTTCCGCAAGTACAACTAG